One window of Electrophorus electricus isolate fEleEle1 chromosome 24, fEleEle1.pri, whole genome shotgun sequence genomic DNA carries:
- the slc16a7 gene encoding monocarboxylate transporter 2 codes for MPSTTVTSLGYTPPDGGWGWAVVFGSFLSIGFSYAFPKSLTIYFKEVQEYFSVSYSEIAWVSSIMLATMYAGGPVSSILVNRYGSRPVVMVGGLMVGVAMVAASFGTTIMHLYICVGVIGGLGLAFNLQPALTIIGKYFLVKRPMANGLAMAGSPVLLFTLAPLNQFLLDNFGWRGSFFILGAIVLNCCVAGALMRPITITAKPPANQSGGDDDGAVGKTDPQAVRLIDGKQRPERAGCLARVNKLIDLSLFKHRGYLIYLVGNVVMFFGFFAPVVFLAPYAKHQGTDEYSAACLLSIFALVDMVARPGTGLVSNTRWIRPRIQYFFSFSVAYNGACHLVCPLLPGYTGLVVYAVFFGLAFGMVCALLFEVLMDLVGAQRFSSAVGLATIIECGPVLLGPPISGKSCIILRFTSTQSSKVNNLIFHTTVHHLHFTTQRSLETCHANGCVLWTPSPLGALVDIFMDYKYMYFACGVMMLVPGLFLFIMNFFNYRWLKQEEHEKKREELPMGSARELATMEETKDSEQNIKLNQEKQLTDSDNKEP; via the exons ATGCCCTCCACAACCGTGACTAGCCTGGGCTACACCCCTCCTGACGGAGGCTGGGGCTGGGCGGTAGTGTTTGGATCATTTCTATCCATCGGCTTTTCCTACGCCTTCCCCAAGTCCCTCACCATCTACTTCAAGGAGGTCCAGGAGTACTTCTCCGTCTCGTACAGTGAAATCGCATGGGTCTCCTCCATCATGCTGGCCACCATGTACGCAGGAG gacCTGTCAGCAGCATTTTAGTCAATCGCTACGGCAGCCGGCCAGTGGTCATGGTTGGCGGCCTGATGGTTGGGGTTGCTATGGTGGCTGCTTCTTTTGGCACTACCATAATGCATCTGTACATATGTGTAGGAGTCATTGGAG GTCTGGGCCTTGCCTTTAACTTACAGCCTGCACTGACGATCATTGGGAAGTACTTCTTGGTAAAGCGACCTATGGCGAATGGTTTGGCCATGGCAGGGAGTCCAGTGCTGCTGTTCACTCTGGCCCCACTCAACCAGTTCTTGTTGGACAACTTTGGCTGGAGAGGGAGCTTCTTCATCTTGGGAGCCATAGTGCTCAACTGCTGCGTGGCAGGGGCCTTGATGAGGCCCATCACGATTACAGCCAAGCCACCTGCGAACCAGAGTGGTGGCGACGATGATGGAGCAGTCGGGAAGACGGACCCTCAGGCAGTCAGATTGATCGACGGGAAGCAGCGGCCCGAGCGGGCGGGATGTCTAGCACGGGTGAACAAACTCATCGACCTGTCGCTCTTCAAACACCGTGGCTACCTCATCTACCTGGTGGGGAACGTGGTGATGTTCTTCGGGTTCTTCGCCCCTGTTGTGTTCCTGGCCCCCTACGCCAAGCACCAGGGCACCGACGAGTACTCGGCCGCCTGCCTGCTCTCCATCTTTGCCCTGGTGGACATGGTGGCCCGGCCTGGGACAGGCCTGGTGTCCAACACGCGGTGGATCCGGCCACGGATTCAGTACTTCTTCAGCTTCTCTGTGGCGTACAACGGGGCGTGCCATCTGGTGTGTCCCCTGTTGCCTGGCTATACAGGCCTGGTGGTGTACGCCGTGTTCTTCGGCCTGGCCTTTGGGATGGTGTGCGCGCTGCTTTTTGAGGTGCTGATGGATCTGGTGGGCGCCCAGCGGTTCTCTAGTGCTGTTGGTCTCGCCACCATCATAGAATGTGGCCCCGTTCTCCTGGGGCCCCCGATCTCTGGTAAGTCTTGTATAATCCTCAGATTTACATCTACTCAGTCCAGTAAAGTCAACAATCTGATATTTCACACTACCGTCCATCATCTACACTTTACAACCCAGAGATCACTTGAAACTTGTCACGCTAACGGATGTGTGCTGTGGACTCCTTCTCCTCTAGGTGCGTTGGTCGACATCTTCATGGACTATAAGTACATGTACTTTGCGTGCGGTGTGATGATGCTGGTCCctggtctctttctcttcatcatgAACTTCTTCAACTACAGATGGCTGAAGCAGGAGGAGCATGAGAAGAAGCGAGAGGAGCTGCCGATGGGCTCTGCAAGAGAGCTTGCTACCATGGAGGAGACCAAGGATAGCGAGCAGAACATCAAACTCAACCAGGAGAAGCAACTTACAGACTCAGATAACAAAGAGCCTTAA
- the si:ch211-220i18.4 gene encoding SRSF protein kinase 3 isoform X2, translating into MASSRAQSASTQICTEVSFFQRLEPDNTESHEDSREYCYGGYHPVHVGDVFNKRYQVLSKLGWGYFATVWLCVDLRSGKHVAVKILKSGSGFTQAGQDELTLLRCASGPAGRHPQRDRIVQLLDEFKIAGVNGVHMCLVLELLGPDLRCWQVCFGKPGLSLACVRSLITQVLEGLDYLHTNCKIIHTDVKPENILLCPCRQPSTCKTDIKGRQGNISVKIADLGSSCWVYKHFCEEIQTRQYRSLEVLLGSDYGPPADIWSVACMAFELATGDSLFEPKAGKNFSLEEDHLAHIIELMGKIPASVALSGKYSSEYFNHKGDLQRIPILRPWGLYDVLVEKYHFLLQEASLFSDFLLQMLDFLPERRPTAAQCLQHTWLKL; encoded by the exons ATGGCGAGCAGCAGGGCCCAGAGCGCCTCCACCCAGATCTGCACCGAAGT GAGTTTTTTTCAACGTCTGGAGCCTGATAACACAGAGAGTCATGAGGATTCCAGAGAATACTGCTATG GAGGCTACCACCCTGTACATGTTGGGGATGTTTTTAACAAAAGGTACCAGGTTCTATCCAAGCTGGGCTGGGGCTACTTCGCTacagtgtggctctgtgtggacCTCAG gtccGGCAAGCATGTAGCAGTTAAGATCCTGAAGAGTGGCTCTGGCTTCACCCAGGCAGGCCAAGACGAGCTAACACTACTTCGCTGC GCGAGTGGTCCCGCAGGCCGCCACCCTCAGAGAGACCGCATTGTGCAGTTGCTGGATGAGTTTAAGATAGCAGGTGTTAATGGCGTCC ACATGTGTTTGGTCCTGGAGCTGCTGGGGCCAGACTTGCGTTGTTGGCAGGTGTGTTTTGGGAAGCCTGGTCTCTCGCTCGCCTGCGTCAGAAGCCTCATCACTCAG GTTCTTGAGGGTCTCGACTACCTGCATACCAACTGTAAGATCATCCACACGGACGTCAAGCCAGAGAACATTCTGCTCTGCCCGTGCCGGCAGCCTTCGACTTGTAAAACAGACATCAAGGGAAGACAAG GTAACATTTCGGTGAAGATTGCAGACCTCGGTAGCTCCTGCTGGGTG TACAAGCATTTCTGTGAAGAGATCCAAACTCGGCAATATCGCTCGCTAGAAGTTCTGCTGGGCTCTGATTATGGCCCCCCTGCTGACATCTGGAGTGTAGCCTGCATG GCTTTCGAGCTAGCCACTGGTGACTCTTTGTTTGAGCCCAAAGCCGGGAAGAACTTTTCTTTAGAAGAAG ATCACCTTGCACATATCATTGAGCTCATGGGAAAGATCCCTGCGTCAGTGGCTCTGTCTGGTAAATATTCATCTGAGTACTTCAACCACAAAG GAGACCTCCAGAGAATTCCCATCCTTCGTCCATGGGGGTTGTATGATGTCCTGGTGGAGAAATATCACTTCCTTCTCCAAGAggcctctctcttctctgactTCCTGCTCCAGATGCTGGACTTCCTGCCAGAACGGAGGCCAACGGCAGCTCAGTGTCTTCAACACACGTGGCTAAAACTGTGA
- the si:ch211-220i18.4 gene encoding SRSF protein kinase 3 isoform X1 has translation MASSRAQSASTQICTEVSFFQRLEPDNTESHEDSREYCYGLQIYGGYHPVHVGDVFNKRYQVLSKLGWGYFATVWLCVDLRSGKHVAVKILKSGSGFTQAGQDELTLLRCASGPAGRHPQRDRIVQLLDEFKIAGVNGVHMCLVLELLGPDLRCWQVCFGKPGLSLACVRSLITQVLEGLDYLHTNCKIIHTDVKPENILLCPCRQPSTCKTDIKGRQGNISVKIADLGSSCWVYKHFCEEIQTRQYRSLEVLLGSDYGPPADIWSVACMAFELATGDSLFEPKAGKNFSLEEDHLAHIIELMGKIPASVALSGKYSSEYFNHKGDLQRIPILRPWGLYDVLVEKYHFLLQEASLFSDFLLQMLDFLPERRPTAAQCLQHTWLKL, from the exons ATGGCGAGCAGCAGGGCCCAGAGCGCCTCCACCCAGATCTGCACCGAAGT GAGTTTTTTTCAACGTCTGGAGCCTGATAACACAGAGAGTCATGAGGATTCCAGAGAATACTGCTATGGTCTGCAAATCTATG GAGGCTACCACCCTGTACATGTTGGGGATGTTTTTAACAAAAGGTACCAGGTTCTATCCAAGCTGGGCTGGGGCTACTTCGCTacagtgtggctctgtgtggacCTCAG gtccGGCAAGCATGTAGCAGTTAAGATCCTGAAGAGTGGCTCTGGCTTCACCCAGGCAGGCCAAGACGAGCTAACACTACTTCGCTGC GCGAGTGGTCCCGCAGGCCGCCACCCTCAGAGAGACCGCATTGTGCAGTTGCTGGATGAGTTTAAGATAGCAGGTGTTAATGGCGTCC ACATGTGTTTGGTCCTGGAGCTGCTGGGGCCAGACTTGCGTTGTTGGCAGGTGTGTTTTGGGAAGCCTGGTCTCTCGCTCGCCTGCGTCAGAAGCCTCATCACTCAG GTTCTTGAGGGTCTCGACTACCTGCATACCAACTGTAAGATCATCCACACGGACGTCAAGCCAGAGAACATTCTGCTCTGCCCGTGCCGGCAGCCTTCGACTTGTAAAACAGACATCAAGGGAAGACAAG GTAACATTTCGGTGAAGATTGCAGACCTCGGTAGCTCCTGCTGGGTG TACAAGCATTTCTGTGAAGAGATCCAAACTCGGCAATATCGCTCGCTAGAAGTTCTGCTGGGCTCTGATTATGGCCCCCCTGCTGACATCTGGAGTGTAGCCTGCATG GCTTTCGAGCTAGCCACTGGTGACTCTTTGTTTGAGCCCAAAGCCGGGAAGAACTTTTCTTTAGAAGAAG ATCACCTTGCACATATCATTGAGCTCATGGGAAAGATCCCTGCGTCAGTGGCTCTGTCTGGTAAATATTCATCTGAGTACTTCAACCACAAAG GAGACCTCCAGAGAATTCCCATCCTTCGTCCATGGGGGTTGTATGATGTCCTGGTGGAGAAATATCACTTCCTTCTCCAAGAggcctctctcttctctgactTCCTGCTCCAGATGCTGGACTTCCTGCCAGAACGGAGGCCAACGGCAGCTCAGTGTCTTCAACACACGTGGCTAAAACTGTGA